From Corvus hawaiiensis isolate bCorHaw1 chromosome 13, bCorHaw1.pri.cur, whole genome shotgun sequence, one genomic window encodes:
- the ZNF592 gene encoding zinc finger protein 592: MGDMKTPDFDDLLAAFDIPDPTSLDAKETIPSAGEESENHLKSSGMCIDESVSLSHSLPPSDAPVVSVIVKNTSRQESFEAEKEGNHLGPGLLHNGFRGSDLPAEAHALVHNYGKFESTFINGDSSRGYSDKLDQCKSEPLPTFSQFSPISSPEPEDAFKENSIGDKPKHAQTPYFPPPSIYIPTGASVLDHLRKVPEPELSMFDQYCKKEQKMEIHCQPENRLEMSRREQDKAVERFAESSKDLVDTNSFLGEGLVFGDLPHNNLGDCKGSVPELNMSSSIPPRQRLKPTHSKLSSCVAALVALQAKKVACIPKGDQPNFTKEPGPFKDGMKGSPKMPKSPKSPRSPLEAVRKASKQPESPRSVCSDSSGKGSPSMAAGSPPAIPKVRIKTIKTSSGEIKRTVTRILPENDELGKSSEESPAETSSAEEFIKSFPSPDTSAVMESEAGRNSTKNGAAVAIQLSNVTSPYSDSMKMDIASSTCTVSLSPLPNCGSGAIKVGVKRQQQGTVTQPSNTTTSSLLPKAVHLANLNLVPHSVAASVTAKTSAQRRNQPQVTQMSVPLVHQVKKAAPVVMEAFHKVLHSANPVPIYTPNLSPPPDTSINLPASGYCCLECGDSFALEKSLTQHYSRRSVHIEVMCTQCSTMLLFFNKCSLLKHARDHKSKGFIMQCSQLLMKPISIDQMFSPSPTSSSVSPSPQTLLSSSPPPKSTAASGGGVGISANTQPALPLYTDPQRLIRHGLKCLECNKQEQDYASLAAHYQRTSEDNERLTCQVCQMMLPNQCSYCAHQRIHAHKSPYCCPECGAVCRSAYFQTHVKENCLHYSRKVGFRCIHCGVVFMTLAMLKVHIHEKHCEVFHKCSFCPKAFKSADSTMAHMASQHPTEPHKTTQVIYKCSCEMVFNKKKLLQEHFLQNTSKLLVGVFKCPQCQLVYMQKQQLMQHVKGVHGVPQNPEELSNFQHKSEKASRNQVHISPKELLVANGTSHSPLMRKDMRVEGHNPESKSRLRRTGWTCKECSQWIPDRETYVSHMKRNHGRSVKRYPCRQCERSFNASNSLRRHIRNNHDTAKKVYTCWYCTDENQTFPQPFMLENHISLMHGIKNPDLSQMAKAKAPERDRAEAKSPKRMALDELGQGESTAGLDAPPAKKLKAPWKCAKCGFATDMQPEFQEHIPRHKTDSSTFQCLFCGLCYTSHISLNRHLFIVHKVKDEEDEEEEEEEEEEDERQKLQMEMGENGHKDYNGELNTSVEEENKYKECKSDSALCEHSQTCGVEGPNSTSQNNHSKSLKT, from the exons ATGGGGGACATGAAAACCCCCGACTTTGATGACCTCTTGGCTGCTTTTGACATCCCTGATCCGACTAGCCTGGATGCTAAGGAGACCATTCCATCAGCTGGGGAGGAGAGTGAGAATCACCTGAAGTCGTCAGGAATGTGCATCGATGAGAGTGTGTCCTTATCCCACTCTCTGCCTCCCTCTGATGCGCCTGTTGTGAGTGTGATAGTGAAGAACACAAGTCGCCAGGAGTCTTTTGAGGCAGAAAAGGAGGGGAATCACCTTGGACCTGGTCTGTTACACAATGGGTTTCGTGGCTCTGATCTGCCAGCCGAGGCTCATGCTTTAGTCCATAATTATGGCAAGTTTGAGTCAACTTTTATTAATGGCGATAGCTCAAGAGGTTACTCTGATAAACTGGACCAGTGCAAGTCAGAGCCTTTGCCAACATTTAGTCAGTTTAGCCCCATTTCCAGCCCTGAACCAGAGGATGCATTCAAAGAGAACAGTATTGGGGATAAACCCAAACATGCCCAAACTCCCTATTTTCCACCGCCTTCAATATATATACCAACAGGGGCTTCAGTCCTAGATCATCTTAGGAAGGTGCCAGAGCCCGAATTAAGCATGTTTGATCAGTACTGTAAAAAGGAACAGAAGATGGAAATCCACTGCCAGCCAGAGAATAGGCTGGAAATGAGCAGGAGAGAGCAAGACAAAGCAGTGGAGAGGTTTGCGGAGTCAAGCAAGGACTTGGTAGATACCAACAGCTTTCTTGGAGAAGGCTTGGTGTTTGGAGACCTCCCTCACAATAATTTAGGAGACTGCAAGGGGTCTGTGCCTGAGCTAAACATGTCTTCGTCAATACCACCTCGGCAGAGGCTAAAGCCAACTCATTCCAAGTTGTCGTCCTGCGTGGCAGCGTTAGTAGCTCTTCAGGCCAAAAAGGTTGCATGTATTCCAAAAGGCGATCAGCCAAATTTTACCAAGGAACCTGGTCCTTTTAAAGACGGGATGAAGGGAAGTCCAAAAATGCCCAAGTCACCAAAGAGTCCCCGAAGCCCCTTGGAGGCGGTGAGGAAGGCCAGCAAGCAGCCTGAGAGTCCTCGGAGCGTGTGCAGTGACAGCAGTGGGAAAGGCTCTCCTTCCATGGCAGCTGGCTCTCCACCAGCTATTCCCAAAGTTAGAATAAAGACTATCAAGACATCTTCCGGTGAAATTAAAAGGACTGTAACTAGAATTTTGCCAGAAAACGATGAATTGGGCAAATCTTCAGAAGAGTCACCTGCAGAAACCTCTTCTGCCGAAGAGTTTATCAAGTCTTTCCCATCCCCTGATACTAGTGCAGTTATGGAAAGTGAGGCTGGCAGGAATTCAACCAAAAACGGGGCTGCTGTGGCTATCCAGCTGTCAAATGTAACGAGTCCTTACTCAGACAGTATGAAAATGGATATTGCAAGCAGCACGTGTACCGTGTCCTTATCTCCACTGCCAAACTGTGGCAGCGGTGCCATAAAAGTGGGGGtcaagaggcagcagcagggtaCTGTGACGCAGCCATCCAACACGACCACCTCCAGTCTTCTTCCCAAAGCTGTGCACTTGGCAAATCTCAACTTGGTCCCCCACAGTGTTGCCGCTTCTGTTACAGCGAAGACATCGGCACAGAGGCGAAACCAGCCTCAAGTGACACAGATGTCAGTGCCGCTGGTGCACCAAGTCAAGAAAGCTGCTCCTGTTGTCATGGAGGCATTCCATAAAGTGCTACACAGTGCCAATCCAGTGCCGATATATACTCCGAACCTTAGCCCCCCGCCTGACACTAGTATTAATTTACCTGCTTCTGGGTATTGTTGCCTGGAATGTGGGGACTCATTTGCCTTAGAGAAAAGCCTGACTCAACACTATAGTAGGCGAAGCGTTCACATTGAAGTCATGTGCACTCAGTGTTCAACTatgctccttttttttaataagtgtaGCTTGCTTAAACATGCACGAGATCATAAGAGCAAAGGGTTTATCATGCAGTGTTCTCAGCTGCTCATGAAACCAATTTCCATAGACCAAATGTTTTCACCTTCTCCTACAAGCTCTTCAGTCTCTCCATCTCCTCAGACTTTGCTCTCATCCTCTCCTCCACCTAAGTCCACTGCTGCTTCAGGAGGCGGGGTAGGGATTTCTGCGAACACTCAGCCAGCCTTGCCTCTCTACACGGACCCTCAGAGGCTAATCCGTCATGGACTTAAGTGTTTGGAGTGTAACAAGCAGGAGCAGGATTACGCTTCTTTAGCAGCTCATTACCAGAGGACCTCAGAAGATAATGAGAGACTG ACGTGCCAAGTGTGCCAGATGATGCTGCCCAACCAGTGCAGTTACTGTGCCCACCAGAGGATCCACGCTCACAAGTCCCCGTACTGCTGCCCGGAGTGCGGGGCCGTGTGCCGCTCCGCCTACTTCCAGACCCACGTCAAGGAGAACTGCCTGCACTACTCCCGCAAAGTTGGCTTCAG GTGCATCCATTGTGGAGTTGTCTTCATGACCCTCGCCATGCTCAAAGTGCACATCCATGAGAAACACTGCGAAGTCTTCCACAAGTGTTCTTTTTGCCCGAAGGCCTTCAAGTCTGCCGACAGCACCATGGCTCACATGGCCAGCCAGCACCCAACAGAGCCTCACAAGACTACTCA GGTGATCTACAAATGCTCTTGCGAGATGGTCTTTAACAAGAAGAAGCTGCTCCAAGAGCACTTCCTGCAGAACACCAGCAAGTTGTTAGTGGGAGTGTTTAAGTGCCCACAGTGTCAGCTGGTGTAtatgcagaagcagcagctaaTGCAGCACGTTAAG GGTGTTCATGGAGTCCCCCAAAATCCTGAAGAGCTCTCAAACTTCCAGCACAAGTCTGAGAAGGCTTCAAGGAACCAGGTTCATATCTCACCAAAGGAGCTTTTGGTAGCCAACGGGACTTCTCACTCTCCTCTGATGAGGAAAGACATGAGGGTGGAAGGACACAATCCTGAATCCAAGTCCAGACTGAGAAGAACTGGTTGGACTTGCAAGGAATGTTCACAGTGGATCCCTGATCGGGAAACCTATGTGTCCCACATGAAGAGAAATCATGGAAGG TCCGTGAAGAGATACCCCTGTCGCCAGTGCGAGCGCTCGTTCAATGCCTCCAACAGCCTGCGCAGACACATCCGCAATAACCACGACACAGCAAAGAAAGTCTACACTTGCTG gtACTGCACAGATGAAAATCAGACATTTCCTCAGCCATTCATGCTGGAGAACCACATCAGCCTCATGCACGGCATCAAAAACCCAGACTTATCCCAGATGGCCAAAGCGAAAgctccagagagagacagagcagAA gcaaagtCTCCAAAGAggatggcactggatgagctggGTCAGGGAGAGAGCACTGCAGGTTTGGATGCGCCGCCAGCCAAAAAACTGAAAGCGCCGTGGAAATGCGCAAAGTGCGGCTTTGCGACGGACATGCAGCCTGAGTTCCAGGAACACATACCTCGGCACAAGACCGACAGCTCCACCTTCCAGTGCTTGTTCTGCGGCCTGTGCTACACCTCCCACATCTCTCTGAACAGACACCTCTTCATTGTTCATAAAGTCaaagatgaggaggatgaggaggaagaggaggaggaggaggaggaagatgaaaggCAGAAGTTACAAATGGAGATGGGTGAGAATGGACACAAGGACTACAATGGCGAGTTGAACACTTCGgtggaagaggaaaacaaatacaaagaGTGCAAAAGTGACTCAGCTCTTTGTGAGCACAGTCAGACATGTGGCGTAGAAGGCCCCAACAGCACCTCACAGAACAATCACTCAAAGTCTCTTAAGacttaa